One window of Pieris rapae chromosome 14, ilPieRapa1.1, whole genome shotgun sequence genomic DNA carries:
- the LOC111000079 gene encoding uncharacterized protein LOC111000079 — MIIVYIDIILLVILMVLIVFTCCYYGYRVHRLRQNGQIALILKPTKVLFTHKKEGEADQLRTVVAYQNPLTGDYCVHKTRSPKGYVNNLEPVPDSPDSGVSDEYEPLNLVPTVPDINPPGIHQIPDGLKTPISPVYDNSVIKTWKWEYTEYQI; from the exons atgattaTTGTGTATATAGACATTATTCTATTAGTTATTTTG ATGGTACTAATAGTTTTTACATGTTGTTATTATGGGTACCGAGTCCACAGATTGAGGCAAAATGGACAA ATTGCTCTAATATTGAAGCCTACAAAAGTTCTCTTCACACACAAGAAGGAAGGTGAAGCTGATCAACtcag AACTGTCGTCGCCTACCAGAACCCTCTAACTGGAGACTACTGCGTCCACAAGACGAGGTCTCCGAAGGGATACGTCAACAATTTAGAGCCTGTACCAGACTCGCCAGATAGCGGGGTATCTGATGAATATGAACCTCTTAATTTGGTTCCGACAGTCCCAGATATCAACCCACCGGGAATACATCAG ATTCCTGATGGATTGAAAACTCCAATATCGCCAGTATATGACAACAGTGTCATTAAAACCTGGAAATGGGAGTACACAGAGTACCAGATTTGA